The stretch of DNA atgtgCAGATGAGCCACGAGGGAAACTGTGACTTCATGATCATCCTGTGTCCGTCCTGTAAAGAGCTGATGAGAGCCAATGAACAGGAGCGCCACAACGAGAGGGAGTGTCCGGAGAGGACGCTCAACTGTAAATACTGCAAAGAGCCTTTCCTGCTCAAGAACATCAAGGTTACGCTCACTTCCTGTGGAGATTTACTTTATTACAGTCAAAGTATAACCACCCCACAGTGGGTCATCTGCCTCCCTCTtgttctctcctcttcctcgtttcatcttcaacatcctgtGTCCAGAATAATCACTGTCTCAAAGCtatacatcatagcaggtctcactactgTCTTAAAGACATTTCCTTTTTacttttgctgctatccttCTGTCTGGATGTAGAGACCATGGAAAAGCTcaatatttggcagtcagtcccttggtggatgtatagaatagctcactatttggAAGTCAGTCTGTTGATGGATGTACAGAATAGCTCAtaatttggcagtcagtctgtccatggaaatataaaatagctcattatttgacagccagtctgttggtggatggatagaatagctcactatttggcagtcagccTGTCCatggatgtatagaatagctcattatttggcagttagTCTGTCTGTGGATACATAGAATatctcactatttggcagtcagtctgttgttggatgtatagaatagctcatgtGTTGAATATCTCACTATTAGGCAGTCAACCTGGACGGGTTGTATAGAATTCTGTTGATGATTGCATAGAATAGCTCACTATTTGACAGTCAGCCTGTCcgtggatgtatagaatagctcactatttggcagtcagccTGTCCGTGGATGAATAGAATAGCTCTTTATTTGGCAGTGGGTTCATTTATAATTTATCTTCTTATTCATTGActgttactgttttatttttgtctataAGATGCAGAAACCACTGATTCAAACAATATttggtgtaaaaataaaagtaataatctTTGAATATGTTTATAGATTCAGAGGTGAATGAGCAGAAGAGGACAAAGGAAAAATCTAAACAGTTTACAGTCCTGTGATAATAACGTGATGTAACTGTGATCTCACTCTTCAGGCTCACGATGAAATCTGTCCCAAATACCCGATGATCTGTGAAGGCTGTGCCAAGAAAAAGATCCCCAGAGAAAAGGTAGAAAAGCAGGAACATTCAAGTCAACGTTCACAATTCTGTTGATCTCATGAACCATTTTTAGTCAGGgatcaatttcttttttttttctttctttcttttttatctttgttttgctttgcagTTTGTGGACCATATTAAGTTCTGCAGTAAATTAAAAGCACCATGCCGATTTCATGTTGTTGGCTGCGATACGTCTGTAAGTAGAGATTTTTGTCATCATTTGCTTCACGTGAAACTGCTTCAGATGAATATAAAACATAGATATATGTTAATGTTATGTTAATAATGGCTGTGGAAATGGAAGCTAAATGTACAAataatctatatatctatattaatCATATATAGATCCATGAGTTAATTCTCTCTATCATGTTTGGAGATGCCAAGGTATGAAATAAGTAAACAGTTTTGACAGAATTTGTTGCTGAACCCTTGTAAATGGATGTTAAAATGCTAATGTAACGAGTTGTTGAGTGGAAAAGAGGATAATCTTCAAAAGTTAAACGTTTAAAATGAACAGAATTAGTTTGAGAAACtcaacattatcattattatgggttagttttgcatgtttttcatcTCCATCCTCaggagtgtttgtgttgtcCCTACTGGTGTGAGCTTAAATCCATATGTCGCTAATCTCCATGCACATTAAAGGGTTAATTCTgtgctttttaaagtgtggtatTGTCACATAATCAACGCTGACATTGTAGAGGAAAGCTTAAAAGTATgttaagtgatttattttaccaTTAGCCTTTTTTCAGctggaaactgcagtttgtaaaccactctctccctgcaccaaagtccatagagaaaatcctcGATTTAAGCTCACGTtgtacaggagctgctggtcctccgCTGagagagtggtttacagacttctgAGTCTGGCGTCTGAGTCCTAGAATATTTTATGGATGCTCGGTGAAAACGGTGTTTACGATGTGTTACTACCTTTTTATGATCAAAAAACCCGAACTAACCCTTTAATGTGAAACTGTAGTTGAAGTGATGAACATTAACTATGTAGATTTGACAGTTTTGTGGCATCATTTCACAAACGTCACTAAAAGTGCTCTGAACGTGCCTCTGCGCCGATCTCACTCTTTGCCTCTGaaggtggagaaggagaagattCACGACCACGAGCGACTGTGCTCCTACGAGCACCTCAACCTGCTGCTTCATTTCATCATGGGCATCAAGGTGAGCCTGGAGAGTCTGCAGCCTCAGAGTCTGGAGGTGGTCAGCCACAGGCTGCACGAGCTCCACCAGTCCCTCAGGGACCTGGAGCACAAGATGAGCCACTTGGGTGCTGGTGCTGTTGCTGGTCCTAGTGCTGGTCCtagtgctggtgctggtgtagGTGCatcagcagtagtagcagcagcagcagcagcagcagcagctccagttcAGGGCGCGTGTGCCCCAACACTGGCCACCTCCTTCACGCCGCTGCCCAGCACTGTGGGCGCCGCgctggagctgcagctgcagagcgAGAAGACCAAGGTGGCGGAGCTGAGCCGAC from Solea solea chromosome 8, fSolSol10.1, whole genome shotgun sequence encodes:
- the traf2a gene encoding TNF receptor-associated factor 2 isoform X3, producing the protein MSLQQMSHEGNCDFMIILCPSCKELMRANEQERHNERECPERTLNCKYCKEPFLLKNIKAHDEICPKYPMICEGCAKKKIPREKFVDHIKFCSKLKAPCRFHVVGCDTSVEKEKIHDHERLCSYEHLNLLLHFIMGIKVSLESLQPQSLEVVSHRLHELHQSLRDLEHKMSHLGAGAVAGPSAGPSAGAGVGASAVVAAAAAAAAAPVQGACAPTLATSFTPLPSTVGAALELQLQSEKTKVAELSRRCQELELKVGTFENIVCVLNREMERSCATMEAYNRQHRLDQDKVEILNIKVRQLERTVSLRDLSIVEMEGKMREMSAATYDGIFVWKISDFTKKRQDAVAGRAPAMFSPAFYTSKYGYKMCLRIYLNGDGTGRGTHLSLFFVVMRGHSDALLKWPFNQKVTLMLLDQNNREHIIDAFRPDISSSSFQRPVSDMNIASGCPLFCPLSKLDSKNSYIRDDTIFIKAIVDLTGL